A genome region from Tolypothrix sp. PCC 7712 includes the following:
- a CDS encoding cobalt transporter: MKSLGLISSILAASLTICAPTVVFAHAGHGDEFQATGGINRVKVNAQTDQLLGIVVTPIASSAKSGSAVMIPVTALVDANGKQIVFVQYENFYEPVEITTGTTKGELIEVTKGLSVGEKLVTQGSLSLYAESRKTQTADTTPSPAAIATPQTDAEHAKAHTEGTAHSHDTPQASGVSKGVLASVGGGAVLVAGAIAVIVSNRKKKSDFSDKKGDI, encoded by the coding sequence ATGAAATCCCTTGGGCTAATAAGTTCTATTCTGGCAGCGAGTCTAACCATCTGTGCGCCTACAGTTGTGTTTGCTCACGCTGGACATGGTGATGAATTTCAGGCAACAGGTGGTATTAATCGCGTGAAAGTCAATGCTCAAACAGATCAACTGTTAGGTATTGTGGTCACGCCAATCGCCTCCTCTGCCAAATCTGGATCTGCTGTCATGATTCCGGTGACAGCGCTGGTTGATGCCAACGGGAAACAGATAGTCTTTGTGCAATATGAAAATTTTTATGAGCCAGTGGAAATTACAACTGGCACAACTAAGGGTGAACTGATTGAAGTCACCAAAGGATTATCAGTTGGGGAAAAGCTTGTTACTCAGGGTAGTTTGTCACTCTATGCCGAATCTCGCAAAACCCAAACTGCCGATACAACCCCTAGTCCAGCCGCGATCGCCACTCCCCAAACCGACGCGGAACATGCTAAAGCACACACTGAAGGTACGGCTCACAGCCATGACACCCCACAAGCCAGTGGAGTATCAAAGGGTGTTTTAGCCTCCGTCGGTGGTGGAGCAGTCTTAGTAGCAGGCGCGATCGCTGTTATAGTTAGCAATCGCAAAAAGAAAAGTGACTTTTCTGATAAGAAGGGAGACATTTAA
- a CDS encoding CusA/CzcA family heavy metal efflux RND transporter: MLNSILNQILKTSIVQRWFIVISAILVTLWGVFTITQMPLDVFPEFAPPQVDIQTEATGLAPEEVESQITVPIESAVNGLPGVTTVRSSSKVGLSMVQVVFDQDADIYKARQSVTERLQQVTNQLPEGVHPPEISPLASPLGTILQYAFTVNGQGKTSLMDLRRLVDSTLSNQILSVPGVTQVTVYGGDERQEQVLVDPEKLRSLNVSLTEVTNAAKGANSNAPGGFLIGGGQEMLVRGIGQVKSVTDLQQSVVKVQDGKPILLKDVAQVQTGAVPKRGDASFNGQPAVVMMINKQPDVDTPTVTKAVEAVVKSLQPTFPADVQVKQTFRQANFIDIAIHNVGGSLIEGIIIVSIVMLLFLMNWRTAMITLTAIPLSLLIGVMLLKAFGLGINTMTLGGLVVALGAFVDDSIVYMENCYRGLRTNQLQSQPKHPLKVIFDAFVEVRLAVIFSTVIIIVVFAPIFSLTGVEGRIFAPMGLAYLLSIAASLIVAMTLTPALCAILLANRTLPQENTFASRWAERLYRPLLNLSLRLPQIILGVALAALVAAFAIIPSLGRVFLPEFQEKSMVNSMVLFPGVSLEMTNRAGMAFSNALKDNPLYEWVQVRAGRAPGDADGAGVSMAHVDVELSDRALQNREASIKQLRQEFNKLPGVASNIGGFISHRMDEVLSGVRSAIAVKIFGPDLIELRKIGEQVRDVIQPIAGIVDLQLEPQLPIRQVQIHYDRAAAATYGLNMEQLSEVVETALNGLVVSQVAENQQLIDISISVTEKARNSLDAIRAIPITTPTGKTIQLGEVAKVEYGMGANVVNREDVSRLIVVSANVAERDLGSVVGDIQSQIQQKIKLPNGYFIQYGGQFESEQRATNNLLVFSLLAAIAIAVLMFFSVKSLPATIAIMLNLPLALVGGIVSIVLTGGVISVASLVGFITLFGVAVRNGLLLVDNYNSKFAQGMHPKDVIIKGSLERIDAILMTALTSALGTLPLVLSRGAGNEILQPLAIVVLGGLFTSTALTLLVIPALYAQFGKYLIPKQPANNEISLPLNPDPQYW, encoded by the coding sequence ATGTTGAACTCAATTCTCAATCAGATTCTCAAAACCTCAATTGTCCAGCGTTGGTTCATAGTTATCTCTGCAATTTTAGTAACGCTGTGGGGAGTATTTACTATCACTCAGATGCCACTGGACGTGTTTCCTGAATTTGCACCCCCCCAGGTGGATATTCAAACCGAAGCGACTGGACTAGCTCCAGAGGAAGTAGAATCACAAATTACTGTACCGATTGAAAGTGCGGTGAATGGTTTACCTGGGGTAACTACGGTGCGTTCTTCCTCCAAAGTCGGGCTGTCGATGGTGCAGGTGGTATTTGACCAGGATGCCGATATTTATAAAGCGCGGCAATCAGTAACAGAACGACTCCAACAGGTGACCAATCAGTTACCGGAGGGGGTGCATCCGCCGGAAATTTCACCGTTAGCATCACCATTAGGCACAATTTTACAATATGCCTTTACTGTAAATGGGCAGGGGAAAACCTCGCTGATGGATTTGCGCCGTCTGGTGGATAGCACCCTTAGCAACCAAATTTTATCTGTGCCAGGAGTCACCCAAGTTACCGTTTACGGTGGGGATGAACGACAGGAACAGGTGTTAGTCGATCCAGAAAAATTGCGATCGCTCAATGTATCCCTGACCGAAGTTACCAATGCTGCCAAGGGCGCAAATTCTAATGCTCCTGGTGGCTTTTTAATTGGTGGTGGTCAAGAAATGTTGGTGCGCGGCATTGGGCAGGTGAAATCAGTTACAGATTTGCAACAATCTGTGGTAAAGGTGCAAGATGGTAAACCGATTTTGCTCAAAGATGTAGCGCAGGTACAAACGGGTGCGGTACCAAAGCGGGGGGATGCAAGCTTTAATGGACAACCTGCTGTGGTGATGATGATCAACAAGCAGCCAGATGTTGATACTCCCACCGTCACCAAAGCAGTAGAAGCGGTAGTGAAATCTTTGCAACCCACGTTTCCCGCCGATGTGCAGGTGAAACAAACCTTCCGCCAAGCTAATTTTATTGATATTGCCATCCACAATGTTGGTGGCTCTTTAATCGAAGGCATCATCATTGTGTCAATAGTCATGCTGCTGTTTTTGATGAACTGGCGAACAGCGATGATTACCCTAACGGCGATTCCTTTATCTTTGTTAATTGGTGTGATGTTACTAAAAGCTTTTGGCTTAGGTATCAACACTATGACTCTGGGTGGATTGGTGGTAGCGCTGGGTGCGTTTGTCGATGATTCAATTGTGTATATGGAGAATTGCTATCGTGGACTGCGAACCAATCAACTTCAGAGTCAGCCCAAGCACCCGTTGAAAGTAATTTTTGATGCCTTTGTAGAAGTGCGGTTGGCAGTAATTTTCTCAACGGTAATCATCATCGTTGTCTTTGCACCAATTTTTAGCTTGACCGGAGTTGAAGGACGGATTTTTGCACCAATGGGGCTGGCTTATTTGCTCTCAATTGCAGCTTCTTTAATAGTGGCAATGACCTTAACTCCTGCCCTCTGTGCCATTCTTCTAGCAAATCGCACCTTGCCTCAAGAGAACACATTCGCTTCGCGCTGGGCAGAGCGATTGTATCGTCCACTACTCAATCTGTCGCTGCGATTACCGCAAATCATTCTAGGTGTAGCACTTGCAGCTTTAGTTGCTGCTTTTGCAATTATTCCTTCCTTGGGACGGGTGTTTCTTCCCGAATTTCAGGAAAAATCAATGGTTAATTCAATGGTTTTGTTTCCTGGTGTTTCCCTAGAAATGACTAATCGAGCAGGGATGGCATTCTCCAATGCGCTCAAGGATAATCCTTTGTATGAGTGGGTACAAGTCCGCGCCGGACGTGCGCCAGGAGATGCAGACGGGGCGGGAGTGAGCATGGCTCATGTGGATGTAGAACTGAGCGATCGCGCGTTGCAAAATCGGGAAGCCAGCATCAAACAATTGCGGCAGGAGTTTAATAAACTGCCTGGTGTGGCATCTAACATTGGTGGATTTATTTCTCACCGCATGGATGAAGTGCTATCTGGAGTCAGAAGTGCGATCGCAGTGAAAATCTTTGGCCCAGATTTAATTGAACTACGGAAAATTGGCGAACAAGTACGAGATGTGATACAGCCGATTGCAGGAATTGTAGACTTGCAACTAGAACCCCAACTACCAATTCGTCAGGTACAAATTCATTATGATCGGGCGGCAGCAGCTACCTATGGATTGAATATGGAGCAGTTGTCAGAAGTTGTGGAAACTGCTTTAAATGGTCTTGTGGTGTCGCAAGTAGCAGAAAATCAGCAACTCATTGATATTTCTATTTCTGTAACCGAAAAAGCTCGTAATAGTTTAGATGCCATTCGCGCTATTCCCATCACTACGCCGACAGGAAAAACTATCCAGTTAGGCGAGGTTGCGAAAGTAGAGTATGGTATGGGAGCCAATGTAGTGAATCGGGAAGATGTATCCCGGCTGATTGTGGTTTCGGCGAACGTTGCCGAGCGCGATTTGGGCAGTGTCGTTGGCGATATTCAATCCCAAATTCAACAGAAAATCAAATTACCTAATGGCTACTTTATCCAGTACGGCGGACAGTTTGAATCGGAACAACGAGCAACTAACAACCTACTAGTATTTAGCCTTTTGGCGGCGATTGCGATCGCAGTTTTGATGTTCTTCTCGGTAAAATCGCTTCCCGCTACCATCGCTATCATGCTCAATCTGCCACTAGCACTAGTGGGTGGGATTGTTTCTATTGTGCTGACAGGTGGCGTAATTTCAGTTGCTTCCTTGGTTGGCTTCATTACCTTGTTTGGTGTCGCTGTCCGTAATGGTTTGTTACTAGTTGACAATTACAACAGCAAGTTTGCTCAAGGAATGCACCCTAAAGATGTCATTATCAAAGGTTCATTGGAACGAATTGATGCCATCCTGATGACGGCGCTGACTTCAGCATTAGGAACATTACCCTTGGTACTCTCTAGAGGAGCCGGAAATGAAATTTTGCAACCATTGGCAATTGTCGTGTTGGGCGGTTTATTTACCTCTACAGCATTAACTTTGCTCGTGATTCCTGCGCTCTATGCTCAGTTTGGCAAATACTTAATCCCCAAACAGCCTGCTAACAATGAAATAAGTTTGCCTTTGAATCCCGATCCACAATATTGGTAA
- a CDS encoding (2Fe-2S) ferredoxin domain-containing protein yields MSNTTQPQFPTINPAAVPKCVRVCQNRTCKKQGAADVLAAFTALPVPGVIVTSSSCLGQCGSGPMVLVLPEMIWYSRVQPSEVPLLVEQHLIGDQRVKQMLYYRFHPQG; encoded by the coding sequence ATGTCAAACACTACTCAGCCACAGTTCCCCACAATAAATCCTGCTGCTGTGCCAAAATGCGTGCGGGTGTGTCAAAACCGCACTTGTAAAAAACAAGGCGCAGCAGATGTGTTAGCGGCTTTTACTGCTTTACCCGTTCCCGGTGTCATCGTTACATCTAGCAGCTGTTTGGGACAATGTGGTAGCGGGCCGATGGTACTGGTATTACCTGAGATGATCTGGTATAGCCGAGTTCAACCAAGCGAAGTACCTCTATTGGTAGAACAACACTTAATAGGTGATCAAAGAGTCAAGCAGATGCTTTATTATCGGTTTCATCCCCAAGGATAA
- a CDS encoding dynamin family protein: MSNQVATDQFINDLERVAQVRSQMADCLSKLADTINQAELVGESSSGKLSLERDIEDIAAASKNLKQGVFRLLVLGDMKRGKSTFLNALIGENLLPSDVNPCTAVLTVLRYGPEKKVTIHFNDGKSPQELDFQSFKYKYTIDPAEAKKLEQEKKQAFPDVDHAVVEYPLTLLEKGIEIVDSPGLNDTEARNELSLGYVNNCHAILFVMRASQPCTLGERRYLENYIKGRGLTVFFLVNAWDQVRESLIDPDDTEELNAAENRLRQVFKANLAEYCHVDGQNIYNERVFELSSIQALRKRLKNPQADLQGTGFPEFMGALNTFLTRERAIAELRQVRTLARQTCNHTREAIERRLPLLDKDVDELKERINSVEPEFKKLTNIGDQFQKEIINTRDTQARTISESFRSYVLNLGNTFETDFLRYQPELNLLDLLSSGKREAFNAALQKAFEQYITDKFSAWTLTAEKDINAAFRELSRSAAQYGASYSQVTDKITEKLTGQQVKVHSTGTPEDDTSPGWAKWAIGLLSLSQGNFAGVALAGAGFDWKNILLNYFTVIGIGGIISAVTGIFLGPIGFALLGLGIGVLQADQARKELVKTAKKELVKHLPQVANEQSKTVYDAVKECFDSYEREVTKRINEDITSRKAELDNLLKQKASQEINRESELKRLKNLQEAVIKELQKIEATYSNLLAYYS, from the coding sequence ATGAGTAATCAAGTTGCAACTGATCAATTTATCAATGATTTAGAACGGGTTGCACAAGTGCGATCGCAAATGGCTGATTGTCTAAGTAAACTTGCAGATACAATTAATCAAGCTGAATTAGTTGGGGAATCTTCTTCAGGGAAACTCAGCCTAGAACGCGATATTGAAGATATTGCAGCAGCTAGCAAAAATCTCAAGCAAGGTGTATTTCGTCTGTTAGTTTTAGGCGATATGAAACGGGGTAAAAGTACGTTTCTCAATGCCTTAATTGGGGAAAATTTATTACCCAGTGATGTTAATCCCTGTACAGCAGTCTTAACTGTATTGCGCTACGGCCCAGAGAAAAAGGTTACAATTCATTTTAATGACGGGAAAAGTCCCCAAGAATTAGATTTTCAAAGCTTTAAATATAAATATACTATTGACCCGGCTGAAGCCAAGAAACTAGAACAAGAGAAGAAACAAGCATTTCCTGATGTTGATCATGCTGTAGTTGAGTATCCCTTAACACTATTAGAAAAGGGGATTGAAATTGTTGATAGTCCAGGATTAAATGATACGGAAGCACGTAACGAATTATCTTTAGGTTATGTCAATAATTGTCATGCTATCTTATTTGTGATGAGAGCATCACAACCTTGTACTTTAGGCGAACGGCGGTACTTAGAAAATTATATTAAAGGTCGAGGCTTAACAGTATTCTTCTTAGTCAACGCCTGGGATCAAGTGCGGGAATCATTGATAGATCCTGATGATACAGAAGAGTTAAACGCCGCCGAGAATAGATTACGACAAGTATTTAAAGCGAATTTGGCAGAATATTGTCATGTAGATGGACAGAATATTTATAATGAGCGAGTTTTTGAGCTTTCCTCAATTCAAGCACTGAGAAAAAGATTGAAGAATCCCCAAGCGGATTTACAAGGAACTGGCTTTCCAGAGTTTATGGGAGCATTGAATACTTTCCTCACTAGAGAACGTGCGATCGCAGAATTACGACAAGTCAGAACTTTGGCGAGACAAACTTGTAATCACACCCGCGAAGCTATCGAAAGACGCTTACCTTTGCTAGATAAAGATGTTGATGAATTGAAGGAGAGAATTAACTCTGTAGAACCAGAGTTTAAGAAGCTAACCAATATTGGCGATCAATTCCAAAAAGAAATTATCAATACTAGAGATACACAAGCAAGAACAATTTCAGAATCTTTTCGCAGCTACGTTTTAAATCTAGGTAATACCTTTGAAACCGATTTCTTGCGCTATCAACCAGAATTAAATTTGCTTGACTTACTCAGTAGCGGTAAACGGGAAGCATTTAATGCGGCGCTGCAAAAAGCCTTTGAACAATATATTACTGATAAATTCTCTGCTTGGACTTTAACAGCGGAAAAAGATATTAATGCAGCATTTAGAGAACTTTCTCGTAGTGCTGCACAGTATGGCGCATCCTATAGCCAAGTCACAGATAAAATTACCGAAAAATTAACTGGACAACAAGTAAAAGTTCATTCCACAGGTACGCCAGAAGATGATACATCTCCGGGTTGGGCAAAATGGGCGATAGGATTATTATCCTTATCACAAGGAAATTTTGCGGGTGTAGCTTTAGCTGGTGCAGGGTTTGATTGGAAAAATATTTTATTGAATTACTTCACTGTAATTGGCATTGGCGGCATAATTTCGGCAGTTACAGGGATTTTTCTCGGCCCTATTGGATTTGCATTACTAGGCTTAGGAATAGGCGTTTTACAAGCAGATCAAGCACGTAAAGAATTAGTCAAAACTGCCAAAAAAGAATTAGTGAAACATCTTCCACAAGTAGCCAACGAACAATCTAAAACTGTATATGATGCAGTAAAAGAATGTTTTGACTCTTACGAAAGAGAGGTTACTAAGCGGATTAATGAAGATATCACATCTCGTAAAGCAGAATTAGATAATTTGCTGAAGCAAAAAGCCTCACAGGAAATAAATCGTGAAAGTGAATTAAAGCGGTTAAAGAATTTGCAGGAAGCAGTAATAAAAGAACTGCAAAAGATTGAAGCAACTTACAGCAACTTATTAGCTTATTACAGCTGA
- a CDS encoding DUF5331 domain-containing protein, with amino-acid sequence MNIQQLRQSLKMKWLSYYQQNRPWLVKMRIWATYDGLRRPSSGFMLATLSVLEPEFDQILGFIMELNNNPDQIIRALGLNFNPDEELDLINQDDYIVSDQFSAEPLEAIQDKLEPVLLVTDNLAVTSQSPTRILNSEPFLSDRTPTKIAVPSFTVTNSVVRQPESSFAVATAVSRESAATTLLAEKPTDEILPAQQIEPLAQPTEVSVNEKTLQSLGLNIQRPSNGKSLKVQLPPIPKKVKLSHISNATTVSSWVDEFCQGADWNPEEAIFIHF; translated from the coding sequence ATGAACATTCAACAGCTACGTCAATCATTGAAAATGAAGTGGCTGAGTTATTATCAACAAAACCGGCCCTGGTTAGTAAAAATGCGGATTTGGGCTACTTATGATGGTCTGCGCCGACCTTCATCTGGTTTTATGTTGGCTACTCTGTCTGTTTTAGAACCTGAGTTTGATCAAATACTTGGTTTTATTATGGAACTCAATAATAACCCTGATCAAATAATTAGGGCATTGGGTTTGAACTTCAATCCTGACGAAGAGTTAGATTTAATTAATCAAGATGATTATATTGTTTCTGACCAATTTTCTGCCGAGCCTTTAGAAGCAATTCAGGATAAATTAGAGCCTGTATTATTAGTTACCGATAATTTAGCAGTCACTTCCCAATCTCCTACAAGAATATTAAATTCCGAACCGTTCCTGAGCGATCGCACCCCCACAAAAATTGCTGTACCATCTTTTACGGTAACTAATAGCGTAGTTCGCCAACCGGAATCATCATTTGCAGTGGCTACGGCGGTGAGTCGAGAGTCTGCTGCTACAACGCTGCTGGCGGAAAAACCCACAGATGAGATTTTACCAGCACAGCAAATAGAGCCGCTAGCCCAGCCTACTGAAGTATCTGTCAATGAAAAAACACTGCAATCTCTTGGTCTCAATATTCAGCGTCCTAGCAATGGTAAATCCCTGAAGGTGCAATTACCACCCATACCCAAGAAAGTCAAACTTTCACATATTAGTAATGCTACTACTGTATCTTCTTGGGTGGATGAATTCTGTCAAGGTGCTGATTGGAACCCAGAGGAAGCTATTTTCATCCACTTTTGA
- a CDS encoding cysteine synthase A yields the protein MDVKHGFVGTVGNTPLIRLNSFSEETGCEILAKAEFLNPGGSVKDRAALYIIEDAEKKGLLKPGGTVVEGTAGNTGIGLAHICNAKGYKCLIIIPDTQSQEKIDALTTLGAEVRPVPAVPYKDPNNYVKLSGRIAAELDNAIWANQFDNLANRNSHYETTGPEIWAQTDGKVDGWVAATGTGGTFAGVALYLKEKNPAVKCVVADPLGSGLYSYIKTGEIKMEGNSITEGIGNSRITANMEGAPADDAIQIDDPEALRVVYQLLRKDGLLMGGSTGINVAAAVALAKQLGPGHTIVTILCDSGSRYQSRIFNREWLASKGLSVD from the coding sequence ATGGATGTCAAACATGGCTTCGTAGGCACAGTTGGTAACACACCTCTGATTCGCCTCAACAGCTTTAGTGAAGAAACAGGGTGCGAAATTTTAGCTAAAGCCGAATTTCTCAATCCTGGTGGTTCCGTTAAAGACCGAGCTGCACTGTATATTATTGAAGACGCAGAAAAGAAAGGTTTACTCAAGCCTGGTGGTACAGTAGTTGAAGGTACGGCTGGTAATACTGGCATTGGCTTGGCGCATATTTGCAATGCCAAAGGTTACAAATGCCTCATTATTATTCCTGATACCCAATCCCAAGAAAAGATAGACGCACTTACAACACTAGGTGCAGAAGTTCGTCCGGTTCCTGCTGTTCCCTACAAAGACCCCAACAACTACGTTAAGCTTTCAGGCAGAATTGCGGCGGAGTTAGACAACGCGATTTGGGCAAACCAATTTGATAATTTAGCCAACCGCAATTCCCATTATGAAACCACAGGCCCAGAAATTTGGGCACAAACAGATGGTAAAGTTGACGGCTGGGTAGCTGCTACTGGTACTGGTGGGACATTTGCTGGTGTCGCACTTTACCTAAAAGAAAAGAATCCAGCTGTTAAATGCGTTGTTGCTGACCCCCTTGGTAGCGGACTTTACAGCTATATTAAAACAGGTGAAATCAAGATGGAAGGTAATTCCATCACCGAAGGTATTGGTAACAGTCGCATCACCGCCAATATGGAAGGCGCACCCGCCGATGATGCAATCCAGATAGATGACCCAGAAGCTTTGCGAGTAGTTTACCAACTGCTGAGAAAAGATGGTTTGTTAATGGGTGGTTCCACAGGGATTAATGTAGCTGCGGCTGTTGCATTAGCCAAGCAGTTAGGCCCAGGACACACCATCGTCACCATTCTCTGTGACAGCGGTTCTCGCTATCAGTCCCGCATATTCAACCGCGAATGGCTTGCCTCTAAAGGACTTTCCGTAGATTAG